The genomic DNA TCCAGCAACTGAATTTGACGAAATACCTGTAACTGCTTGCATGTTTCTACTTGATGTTGCCTAGTCAGTTCATGTTGTCTGATTTCTCAATTTGGTGTTTGTCTGCTAGTAGAACCAAAATGCGATCCCTTGGGTCGTTTCGTCCGCAGAAGGACCGAAGGTCTGCATGTCGTTGAACGAGTACTAGGGCAATTTGAGTGAGCTTGGAAGCACGTTTATTTAGAACATAAAAGCTACGTACAAGCGTGCAGCgtaaaaaagacgtcgattctGTCTTAGGTCGTTCGTTTCCTCCGACACATGCTATCCATGTCTCTCTTCTATTCGTGTATTTTATTCTTCATTTCCTTccacctaaaagaaagaagttaGTCATCTGTCAAATAGTCGttttacgtaccttttcTACCTTTTctgccttctcttcttccacgTGGTGTGGCCTGGGTAATGCCAATGCGAACGCATTggaaaaaggtacgtacacggagAGATTGAACAGATtttatctttcttttttttagattttctcGCGCATCGAAGTCAGGAAATGAATACGAAGACGATCCGCAAGAGAAAATGCATGCACGCGGTAAGTATtgcgaaaacgaacgaacgaatgcaTGCAGCACGCTCCAACGTTTTATTTGTGCAAAATACAGTTCGAATGCTTCGCAATAACgccagaaaaagaagaacacTTAGCGTGCGTACGAGTTtgcgtcgaaatcgttcCTTGTAGAGTGTCGCGAGGCCGTTTTTGCCTACAGCGCACTGTCCGTCCGTCCCTACGCGATGGACGATTCGGATGCctcgcaaatcgacgatcgaacTCGATTCGGCCGGCAAAATGACAATCCTTTTCCGTTTCAAGTCCGAAGAGACGATCAGCACGATCTCGACGATCGGCTCTTCGACGTAGaaacgatcgccgtcgccggtctcgttttttcgtcatcgacagcgacgatcgatcgcaATTCCGCGAACATTCAGTTACTCGTTATCAACAAATACCGGTAAGCAGGATATTGGTACATACTGTGGTCATGCAACTATATATGCGTTTACAGTTTGAGACAATGATTTCGATCAAATCGGACGAGCGAAGCTGAACACGAGGCTGGAAATGAAGATGCGCCACATCCATGCTTGAACGACTCCTCGCGAAGACTCTATCGCGGACCCTAGTGGGCAACTATGCATAATTTGGACGAGATTCAGCCGAGTCCCCTCCAAACCTTcacgttaattaataattaattaaataataatatcaGTTTCAAACAACCGAAATTGAAGTGTTTTCTCTGGCTTCCGGAGACATTTTGGATTGCCTGTCACTACCTTGCATATGTGTCACCTTTGATTTAGTTGTCAATGAGAGATGTCACTGAAGCCACTAGGGTGGTTtgactattaattaagatcAATGATGCAACGCATCACGAGATCTAGCGCTCTACGCGTGATATGGAAGActtcaagatggcggcgcGGAGAAGAACTCgtactactgtactgtacgtgaAGCTCGAACAACGAGCGAACGAGtcaggaaaaggaagaagagaacgacggGACTCAATgtttctaaagcgtttcgattcgtcgcggaAGCGATATCTGCACGGCCACCCTGTCATCAGAGATTAAGTAGGAGGCTCCTACTTAATCTCTGCTGTCATCATCATTTTAGTAGCGCACGTCGATCAAAGATGTCcgacggcgaagaaatgCAAAGAGAGGAGCCTAGCCGCCACTAAAGGGCCCGATGCGTGCtgcgaaaagcgaaacaaGTTTGCCTTTACAGTTCGAGACAATGATTTTGATCCAATTGGACGAGCGAAGCTGAAAACGAGGCTGGAAATGAAGATTCGCCGCATTGATGCCTGACGGACTTCTCGCGAAGACTCCATCGCGGACTCTAGTGGGCAACTAGGCGTAATTTCGGCGAGATTCAGCCGAGGTCCCCAACCTTTTCCTCCAAATAAGCGTccacgttaattaattagtgaaTAAAATAACGccataaaataaataataatatcaGACGTGAATTCCATTCTTTAAACATACAGATCGTGATTGACTCCTGGAGGTCATGCACACCTGGAAGTATAAATAAGACGGGTTGGGTTAAAATTATTTGCATTCTCTAAGTGTAGTGTTGTCAAATTAgttttttgaaaatattgttcgttcgacgacaggACTCGTCTTGGAGCCATTGAATCCGATAGCGCGAAGCGCATGTAAGAGAAATCCTCATCAACACCAACACCTCCTTTGCTAACTGCTACATATTATTTATTCCTATAGCAAAACGACCGCAGCAACCTCTACCACCCGTACCTCAGCCGCAAGGGGGAAAGCAGCTTTTGAACGAAGTGGCTCCAGAAGCTCCAAGGCGCACGACCTCCGTTGGCGGCAGGCCGTCGCAAGGCGGCCGGTCGGTGAGCCACTGGTcggttgatgacgtcatgtcgTGGATGCAACGCGTCGGTCTCGGCGATTATGCGGCCGTTTTCAAAGCGAACGAAGTCGATGGAGCGTGTTTGGAGCAAATAACTAATGACATGCTCAAGAACGATTTGAATGTGGCTGCTCTTGGAAACAGGCAGCGCATTCTCAGAAAAGTGCAATTGCTTGTTGGAAACGTTAAGTAGTAGTAATTGTGTGTGCCCGTGCAAGCGTCGGATTTTTTATATTCTTCCCTTTTTTTTGCTATCGTTGTTTTGCTTTCGTAATTTTGTTTCCCTCCATCGATCATCCGGgacggcgatttcgagcACTCCTCGGACGGTGATTTGAAGGCCCCGATGATGCCACGCGCAGCTAAAACAGACTCTCTAAGACTCGCGAAGAGTTAGTGGACGACTAGGCATCATTTCGGCGAGATTCGGACGAGTTTCTAACGTTTTCGCAACGGTCAGCGTCTCAGCACGCGCCTTGGATCTTCCAAGCGTGTTATTACGTCAGACCGTGATTTCCATTCTCTACTCGCACATGGCCTAACCATAGCGACGGGAGCGGACCTAAACGCGGTGGTATAGCAACCTCAGCGCGGTGTGGTACATATTCACTGTTGTACATCATCGCTCCTGGCGAATTAGCAGAACACAGGCAAtgcagttcttcttctttcttgctaCTCTCTCGTTCATATTCCAATGGGGGGAAAGTACAAGTACGTGCCAAAATGCGAATCTCCGAGTCGTCTCGTCCGCACAAGGACCCACGGTCTGCATGTCGTTGAACCAGTACCAGAACGCAACGAAAGGAGAGGTTCGACGCTTTACCACTAAACCTATCTACTCGTCACGGTCACATATATATAGAAAGGAGAGAGGGGAGTCGACGGACAGAAGGTACGTAGGTCTGGTTCGAGACAGCCTGAGCCATTTTTTATTTCCGCTAGGGAGAATCGGGTGGGGCCATAGAAGGTAAGCATTTATATAAGATGAAGTATTGTTTATTTTGGTCTTCTAAAAATACCAAGGGGGGCTTCATACAAACGGATCATGTTCGTGCTATTGTATTGAACCGTGTCCGATCTCAAGTTCCAATGTCGTCTCGCTTAACATTGGTGGGACGGTGTTCATGACGACTGTAGAGACTCTCGCCCAAGATCCTCACTCGATTCTCGCGACCATGGTCGCGAACAATCAAAGCGAACCGGACGGAAGTTACTTCTTCGATCGTGACCCCACCCATTTTCGCTACATATTGAATTATCTGCGAATGGGATTACCTAACCGGCCTGATACCTATCTCGCGAGAAGGGAGTTGTTACTTGAAGCCAGATACTACAACGTATCGGCAATCGTTCGACTTCTAAACCAGCCGTTTGGCGAAAGTATGATACTTCCATATGACAGCCAATATCAGAACGTCATGCTGTCGTGGCTTCAGGAAGATGGAATCAGTTCTGATTGGAAGCTAATCTACAGAGGCACAAGAGATGGCTTCGGCGCGTCATCTTTTCACGCGTTCTGTGACAATAAGGGTCCTACAATAACTCTCCTCAAATCGGTTGGAGATTGCATATTTGGAGGCTACAGCGATGTTTCGTGGACTAGTCGTGGTGCTTATATCCAAAGTACGGACGCTTTCCTGTTTGCCTTTGTTTCTAATGGCCTGGGCACAACACCTTTTCGAGGGCGTGTATTCCAAAACGCTGGAAGTGCTATGTATGACAACAGCGGGTACGGTCCAACGTTTGGAGGAGGTCACGATCTGCGCATTGCAAGTGATAGTAACTCGAATACTAATAGCTACATGAATTGGGGAAATACTTACGAGTTGCCTGATGGCTACACGTACACTGGAAACGGCAGAACTTGGATTTGCGGGTATAATTTTCAAACAATCGAAATCGAGGTCTTTGCACTGGCTTCCAGCAACTGAATTTGATGAACTGCCTGTAACTGCTGACATGTTTCCACTTGATGTTGTCTTGTTTAATTCATGTTGTctgatttttcaatttgatgTTTAGTTTGCAGTTTGCAAAAGGAACTCCTGCAAACTACCACTAGTGCCAAAATGCTATCCTTCGAGTCGTCTTGTCGGCAGAAGGaccgaattaattaaggtctGCATGTCGTTGAACGAGTATTGGGGCAATTTGAATGAATTTATTTAGAACATAAAAAGCTACGTACAAGTGTGCAGCGTAAAAAAGCGTAGATTCTGTCATTGgtcgttcgttttctccCACACATCCATGTCTCTGCTATTCGTTTTCAGCATCAtcattttcatttccttccacctaaaaaaagaagttaGTTATCTCGTTCTACGTACCTTTTTCGTGGGCTTTTTTATATTCTCCCTTTTTTGCTATCGTTGTTTCCCTCCACCGAACATCCGGgacggcgatttcgagcACTCCTCAATCGAGAACATGgacggcgatttgaaggCCCTGATAGCGCCACGCGCAGCTAAGACGGACTCGCTAAGACTCACGATGAGACGACTAGGCATTATTTCGGCGAGATTCGGACGAGTTTCTAACGTTTTCGCAACGGTCAGCGTCTCAGCACGCGCCGTCTTTCTACGTAGTGACCATAGGCAGTGTCTCAAGCAGTGTTCACACGCGACGTTTCCTCCAAGCGTGTTATTACGTCAGACCGTGAGTTCCATTCTCTAGAGAGATTGGCTCGCACGTGGCATAACCATAGCGACGGGAGCGGACCTAAACGCGGTGGTATAGCAGAACACAGGCAAtgcagttcttcttctttcttgctaCTCTCTCGTTCATATTCCAATGGGGGGAAAGTACAAGTACGTGCCAAAATGCGAATCTCCGAGTCGTCTCGTCCGCAAAAGGGCCTACGGTCTGCATGTCGCTGAACCAATACCAGAAACAAACTGTAGGCGTGAACGCAACGAAAGGAGAGGTTTGACATCTTACTATAACTACTAAAAGCTATCTACTCGTCACGGTTATGTATAGAAAGGGGAGAAGGGAGTCGACGGACAGAAGGTAGGTCTGGTTTCCAGTCGGAGACAGAGGCGGCATGCATGACATTTTTACTATAGGGAGAATCCGGTGGGGCCATAGAAGGTAAGCATTTATATATATGAAGTATTCTTTATCGTAGTATAAAACTAAGGAGGGCTACATACGAACGGATCGTGTTCGTGCTATTGTATTGAACCGTGTCCGATCTCAAGTTCCAATGTCGTCTCGCTTAACGTCGGTGGGACGGTGTTCATGACGACTGAAGAGACTCTCACCCAAGACCCTCACTCGATTCTCGCGACCATGGTCGCGAACAATCAAAGCGAACCGGACGGAAGTTATTTCTTTGATCGTGACCCCACCCATTTTCGCTACATATTGAATTATCTGCGAACGGGATTACTTTACAGTGATCAGCCCGATACCGATCTCGCGAGAAGGGAGCTACTACTTGAAGCCAGATACTACAACGTATCAGCAATCCTTCGATTCTTTAACCTGTTCAAAAAAAGTGCTATACTTCCATATGACAGCCAATATCAGAGCGTCATGCTGTCGTGGCTTCAGGAAGATGGAATCAGTTCTGATTGGAGGCTAATTTACAGAGGCACGAGAGACGGCTTCACTGCGTCTGCTTTTCACTCGTTCTGTGACAATAAGGGTCCTACAATAACTCTCATTAAATCGGTTGGAGATTGCATATTTGGAGGCTACAGCGACGTTTCGTGGAATAGTAGTGCTGGTTATATCACAAGTACGAATGCTTTCCTGTTTGCCTTCGTTTCTAATGGCCTAGGCGCAACACCCTTTCGAGGGCGTGTATTCCGATACTCTCAATATGCTATGTATGACGGCAGCGGGTACGGTCCAACGTTTGGAGGAGGTAACGATCTGCTCATTGCAAGTAATAGTAACTCGAATAGTAATAGTTACATGAATTGGGGATATACTTACGAGTTGCCTAATGGCTATACCTATGGTGGCAGCGGCAGAACTTGGATTTGCGGGTATCATTTTCAAACAGCCGAAATCGAAGTTTTTGCACTAGCCTCCAGTAACTAAATGGGACAAACAGCCTGTAACTGCTGACATGTTTCCACTTGATGTTGCCTAGTCAGTTCATGTTGTctgatttttcaatttgatgTTCTGTCTGCGAGTTTCAGTCGTTTGCTAAAAGTAATTAGGTGCTACTATTTGACATAGCAGCCTACTGCAGTAGTCACCTTGACCCAACCTCGAAGCTCGCCGTACGATAATAGCAGCACTTTGGTAGTGTAGAAAATCAAAGCTCAGCTGAACGCAATCGTGTACAGCGGAAGCGAACcggtaaaagaaaagatcaGTAGAAAAATTTCGGATGATGTCAAgatctaattaatttgtcCCTTTGTCCGCTCACTGAAGGATTATCCGAGACTCGTCTTTCAATGAAGAAATCTTGATGAAAGAAGACTGTGACGGTCAGGACGAGGACCTCATAATATTGAATCGTGTAAATTGTTTTGCAGGGAATCAATAGACAACAAGCTGAATAGGTAAGAGCTTGGCCTAAATAAATAGCAGTAAATGTTCTATTCTACCTTCCAGCACTTGGAAGCGGTGAGACCTAAAATTTAGTGAAAGTGATATAGGCAGTTTTTCTATACCTCAACCGTTAAGAATGCAGCTTTTGGACGACCACAGCATGTGCCTTCTTTCGCATAGGCAGTTGTTATGATTGGGTCCAGGAGGTCGCACCAGGTGGCATCACCATAACTGTATAAATGAGACGGGATTGACGGTTACATATCACTCCTACGAACTACCAGAGCGCAAGGCAATGCAGTTCTTGTTCTTTCTCGCTACTGTTTCGTTGCTATTTGAATGGGGAGAAAGTACAAACACGTGCCAAAATGCTCTCCTCCGAGTCGTCTCGTCCGCCGAAGGACCAACGGTCTGCATGTCGTTGAACGAGTACCAGAAACGAAGTGGAGGCGTGAACGCAACGAAAGGAGAGGTCTGACATCTTACTATAACGACTAAACCTATGTACTCGTCACGGTCACGTATAtagaaaggagagaagggaGCCGACGGACAGAAGGTATACGTGGGTCTGGTTCTAGTCGGAGACAGCCTGaggcattttttatttccgCTAGGGAGAATCGGGTGGGGCCACAGAAGGTAAGCATTTCGATATGACGTTTTGTTTATCTTAGTCTTCTAAACGAAGGGCTACATGCTTTTATTAAACCGTGTCCGAGTTCCAATGCCATCTCGCTCAACATCGGTGGTAGAGTGTTTATGACGACTATAGAGACAATCACTCGAGATCCTTACTCGATCCTCGCGACCGCGGTTATGAACAATCAAAGCGAACCTGACGGAAGTTACTTCTTTGATCGAGACTTCACCTATTTTCGCTACATTTTGAATTACCTGCGAACGGGAATACTTTACCGCGACCGGCCCGATACCGATCTCGCGAAAAGGGAGTTTCTACTTGAAGCCCAATACTACAACGTATCGGCAATCTTCGGACTATTCAATCCGTTCAAAGATAGTGCTATACTTCCATATGACAGCCAATATCAGACCGTCATGATGTCGTGGCTTCAGGAAGATGGAGCCTATTCCGTCAATTGGAAGCTCATTTACAGAGGCACGAGAGATGGCTTCGCCGCGTCATCTTTTCACTCGTTATGTAACAATAAGGGTCCTACAATAACTCTCATTAGATCGGTTGGAGATTGCATTTTTGGAGGCTACAGTGATGTTTCGTGGAGTAGTCGTGGTAATTATATCCAAAGTACGGACGCTTTCCTGTTTGCCTTTGTTTCGAATGGCCTAGGCACAACACCTTTTCGAGGGCGTGTATTCCAAAACGCTGGAAATGCTATATATGACTACAACCTGTACGGTCCAACGTTTGGAGCAGGTCACGACCTTCACATTGCAAGTGATAGTAACTCGAATTCTAATAGTTACATGGAGTGGGGAAATACTTACGAGTTGCCTGATGGCTATACCCACGGTGGAAACGGCCGAACTTGGATTTGCGGGAGAAATTTTCAAACAATCGAAATCGAGGTCTTTGCACTGGCTTCCAGCAACTAAATCAGATGTTTCTGATTTGATGAACAGCCTGTAACTGCTGATATGTTTTCACTTGATGTTGTCTTGTTGCCGTTCGTCCAAGTTGTCTGATTTCTCAATTTGATGTGTTTTTTCTGCAAGCTTTAGTCAGCAATTAGGTGCTACCATTTGACTCCACATGCAGTCTACCAATCACCTTGATGCAACGAATAGGTTAATTTATTTATCGCAGATAGCGCGTACATCAGACCAGTTCCGTGTGCGCGCGCAGTCGCTAGACTATACGATGAAGACGCTAGCATTTCtactcgttctcgtcgtgcAAACCAAttcgttcttcgtctcgaaGATCCCTATTCCGACGCTGCCTCCAATATTCGATCCGGCGACTCCTGCCGTCAACAAAGCTCCAAGTCTCCCAGACAATTTTGTCGTACTCAACATCGGCGGAACAGTGTTCCTGACGACTATAGAGACACTCACTAAAGATCCGGACTCCGTCCTCGCGACGAAGGTTACAAGCGAACCCGATGTTACCTACTTCTTCTTTGATCGTGACCCCACCCATTTTCGCTACATATTGAATTACCTGCGAACGGGAATATTTTACGAGCCCGATAACAATCTCGCGAAACAAGAGCTCCTACTCGAAGCGAAATACTACAACGTTTTGCACATCGTGGATCAACTTGACCCGCCTTTCTCCAAAGAGAGTACCATACTTCCATATGGCAGCGATTTTCAGACGGTTCTGCAATCGTGGCTTCAGGAAGATGGAACCTATTCCGTCAATTGGAAGCTCATTTACAGAGGCACGAGAGATGGCTTCAGTGCGTCATCTTTCCACACGTTCTGTGACAATAAGGGTCGTACAATAACCCTCATCAAATCGGTTGAAGATTGCATATTTGGAGGCTACAGCGATGTTTCGTGGACTAGTAGAAATGGTTATATCCAAAGTACGAACGCTTTCCTGTTTGCCTTTGTTTCTAATGGCCTGGGCACAACACCTTTTCATGGGCGTGTATTCCAAAACTCTGCAAATGCTATGTATGACTACAGCTTGTTTGGTCCAACGTTTGGAGGAGGTTTTGATCTGCACATTGCAACTGATAGTAACTCGAATTCTAATAGTAACATGAATTGGGGAAATACTTACGAGTTGCCTGATGGCTATACCTTCGGTGGAAACGGCCGAACTTGGGTTTGCGGGGATCGTTttcaaacaaaagaaattgagGTCCTTGCACTGGCTTCCAGCAACTAAATCAGATATTTCTGACAGCCTGTAACCGCTAGCATGTTTTCACTTGATGTTGTCTGGTTGTCGTTCGTCCAAGTTGTCTgatgtttttttctgcaagCTTCAGTCGTTAGGTGCTACCATTTGACAGTCTACTACACCATGATCATTG from Oscarella lobularis chromosome 11, ooOscLobu1.1, whole genome shotgun sequence includes the following:
- the LOC136193360 gene encoding uncharacterized protein, with translation MQFFFFLATLSFIFQWGESTSTCQNANLRVVSSAQGPTVCMSLNQYQNATKGEKGERGVDGQKGESGGAIEGGLHTNGSCSCYCIEPCPISSSNVVSLNIGGTVFMTTVETLAQDPHSILATMVANNQSEPDGSYFFDRDPTHFRYILNYLRMGLPNRPDTYLARRELLLEARYYNVSAIVRLLNQPFGESMILPYDSQYQNVMLSWLQEDGISSDWKLIYRGTRDGFGASSFHAFCDNKGPTITLLKSVGDCIFGGYSDVSWTSRGAYIQSTDAFLFAFVSNGLGTTPFRGRVFQNAGSAMYDNSGYGPTFGGGHDLRIASDSNSNTNSYMNWGNTYELPDGYTYTGNGRTWICGYNFQTIEIEVFALASSN
- the LOC136192704 gene encoding uncharacterized protein — protein: MQFFFFLATLSFIFQWGESTSTCQNANLRVVSSAKGPTVCMSLNQYQKQTVGVNATKGEKGEKGVDGQKGESGGAIEGGLHTNGSCSCYCIEPCPISSSNVVSLNVGGTVFMTTEETLTQDPHSILATMVANNQSEPDGSYFFDRDPTHFRYILNYLRTGLLYSDQPDTDLARRELLLEARYYNVSAILRFFNLFKKSAILPYDSQYQSVMLSWLQEDGISSDWRLIYRGTRDGFTASAFHSFCDNKGPTITLIKSVGDCIFGGYSDVSWNSSAGYITSTNAFLFAFVSNGLGATPFRGRVFRYSQYAMYDGSGYGPTFGGGNDLLIASNSNSNSNSYMNWGYTYELPNGYTYGGSGRTWICGYHFQTAEIEVFALASSN
- the LOC136192706 gene encoding uncharacterized protein → MQFLFFLATVSLLFEWGESTNTCQNALLRVVSSAEGPTVCMSLNEYQKRSGGVNATKGEKGEKGADGQKGESGGATEGLHAFIKPCPSSNAISLNIGGRVFMTTIETITRDPYSILATAVMNNQSEPDGSYFFDRDFTYFRYILNYLRTGILYRDRPDTDLAKREFLLEAQYYNVSAIFGLFNPFKDSAILPYDSQYQTVMMSWLQEDGAYSVNWKLIYRGTRDGFAASSFHSLCNNKGPTITLIRSVGDCIFGGYSDVSWSSRGNYIQSTDAFLFAFVSNGLGTTPFRGRVFQNAGNAIYDYNLYGPTFGAGHDLHIASDSNSNSNSYMEWGNTYELPDGYTHGGNGRTWICGRNFQTIEIEVFALASSN
- the LOC136193081 gene encoding uncharacterized protein, which gives rise to MKTLAFLLVLVVQTNSFFVSKIPIPTLPPIFDPATPAVNKAPSLPDNFVVLNIGGTVFLTTIETLTKDPDSVLATKVTSEPDVTYFFFDRDPTHFRYILNYLRTGIFYEPDNNLAKQELLLEAKYYNVLHIVDQLDPPFSKESTILPYGSDFQTVLQSWLQEDGTYSVNWKLIYRGTRDGFSASSFHTFCDNKGRTITLIKSVEDCIFGGYSDVSWTSRNGYIQSTNAFLFAFVSNGLGTTPFHGRVFQNSANAMYDYSLFGPTFGGGFDLHIATDSNSNSNSNMNWGNTYELPDGYTFGGNGRTWVCGDRFQTKEIEVLALASSN